A single Tuberibacillus sp. Marseille-P3662 DNA region contains:
- a CDS encoding GntR family transcriptional regulator, translating into MIDKNSPVPIYFQIEEYIKSLVDNNQLKIGETIPSEREFTEQFNVSRMTVRQAITNLVNQGYLYRIKGRGTFVGEKKMEQTLHTVTSFTEDMKERGLTPSTKLAGFQIMPADDELAEQLQISVHEPVYEIKRIRLADDEPMALECTYIPANEVQGLTETIASHSLYAYIEEQMNYQIDYANQVIESTLSGQDEKECLNVGIGEPILSITRKTYLTNGKVLEWVKSNYRADRYKFAIKLTREP; encoded by the coding sequence TTGATTGATAAGAATTCCCCGGTCCCCATCTACTTCCAAATTGAAGAATATATTAAGTCCTTAGTTGACAACAATCAACTCAAAATTGGTGAAACCATTCCGTCCGAACGTGAATTCACGGAGCAATTTAATGTCAGCCGGATGACCGTTCGTCAAGCTATTACCAATTTGGTCAACCAAGGTTATTTATACCGTATTAAGGGGCGGGGAACTTTTGTGGGCGAAAAGAAAATGGAACAAACGCTACATACGGTTACAAGTTTTACTGAAGATATGAAAGAACGCGGGTTAACCCCTTCTACAAAGCTGGCTGGTTTTCAAATCATGCCTGCTGATGACGAACTCGCTGAGCAACTGCAAATTTCTGTTCATGAACCTGTCTACGAAATTAAACGCATCCGACTTGCCGACGACGAACCAATGGCATTAGAGTGCACATATATTCCTGCTAATGAGGTTCAAGGATTAACGGAAACTATTGCCAGCCATTCTCTATATGCCTATATTGAGGAGCAAATGAACTACCAAATAGATTATGCTAACCAGGTCATCGAATCCACTCTATCTGGACAAGACGAGAAAGAATGTCTCAATGTGGGCATTGGTGAGCCCATCTTATCTATTACCAGAAAGACTTATCTTACGAACGGTAAAGTGTTGGAATGGGTAAAATCAAACTATAGAGCTGATCGCTATAAATTTGCGATAAAATTGACCCGGGAACCTTAA